A region of the Drosophila ananassae strain 14024-0371.13 chromosome XL, ASM1763931v2, whole genome shotgun sequence genome:
CCGAAAAATGCCCAAAATCCACCTACTCGGCTTCTGAAAGACTGGGAGCCCAGAAATTTAAGGGAGAAGGTTGCCGAAAAAAGGTTTTCAGAAATCGTAGTGTGACCTGGCATTGAATTTAAGCTTAAATAATACCAACAGCGccaaatattcaaatattgcggGCAATTAGTATTTTAACAGGTCACAGTAGATTTTAAAATCAATCGGAAAGTGCTATCGGACAAAATACCATGAAAACTTTGAAACTTATCGAAATTTAAAACAACTTTTGTTGGcgaaaaattatattttcctACCATACATTTAGGGGATTTCATGCTTAATTTCATTGggttaaacaaattcaatttaaaaatttgggTGTTCATATCGGCGGCGCAGCAGTCGAGGGATGGGTGGGAGATCCTCGCCGGATGGAGTCCACGAAGTGATCTCTGGTCATGTCCGTTGCCTCCCAGCGCCTCCCATCCGGCATAACTATTGTTTTGGGGGGGGGGTGTGGGTGTTGGGTTAATTGCGGAAACTAAAACGGAACTGTTGAACGCTCTTCTCTTCTCAACAACCATTCATCGAGAGGCGGCGGCGGAGCAAATAGAGCGGCGGCGTCCCAGGCGGCTGGCTGAGCTACAGATCCCTCCTACCGCTTAGCTGCAGCAGGTGGCGGGCGTGGGGTCCAGACCCGAGCGCTTGGTGATGTTCAGCCGGGTGAACTCCTCGGCGGTAGTCGGGTGAATGCCCACAGTGTTGATCAGCGTGTTGATGGTCAGGCCGGACTTCAAGGCGGCGGCGAATCCCTGGATCACCTCGCCAGCCACTGGTCCGATGTAGTGCAGGCCGTAGACGCGCTGGTCGCCATGTCGCTCGGCCACAGCCTTCAGGTAGCAATAACGCACGCTCTTCTGGGGGATGAAGAACTCCGTGGGCTTGTAGTAGCCGTGGAAGACCTCCACCTCATCGGCGCCGTACTGCTTAACAGCATCCTCCTCGGAGAGGCCCACGCAAGCGTATTCCAGGGGCGTGAACACGGTGGTGGCCACATCAGCGTAGTCCATGCGCTGGGTAGCTCCACCGTACAGGCGACGGGCCAGCAGACGACCGGCCAGAATGGCCACGGGCGTAAGCTCCGGCTTGCCGTAGATGATGTCGCCCACGGCATAGATGTTAGCCACGTTGGTGGCCTCCTGGGAGTCGACGGGGATCTTGTCCTTCTGTGTGTTGACGCCGGCATTGGGCAGGTTCAGATCATCGACCAGACCCTTGCGACCGATGGCCCACAGAACGGTGTCGAAGGTGTCCTCGGCCTCCTCGCCGGTCTCCACATTCTTGAACTTGACCAGCAGCTTGCCGTCCTCCTGCTTCTCCACCGACAAAGGCACAGTTTTGCGTAGGAATGGAATGCCGCGCTCCTCCATTGAAGAGGCCACCAGTTCGGCCATCTGCTGGTCGAAGCCGCGCAGCACAATCGAGCGGACCATGACGGTGGGCTCGTAGCCGAGACCCTTCAGGAAACCAGCGCATTCCAGGCCGATGTCTGCAAAGGATTAgagttagaaatatttcaataaaatgtGATGTTTCTGACTTACATCCAGCACCGACGACAAGGGTCTTGCCGGGT
Encoded here:
- the LOC6502133 gene encoding thioredoxin reductase 1, mitochondrial isoform X1, with product MSLHLWNSRFSITVVRQCSTIFTSSSGILKLQHTAASSSNFGASSQTQRREMSNQPRGSRDSSGSGGQGGAGGAANVPGFQHPHCDRQAMYDQPVRKQRTKGGSYDYDLIVIGGGSAGLACAKEAVLNGARVACLDYVKPTPTLGTKWGVGGTCVNVGCIPKKLMHQASLLGEAVHEAASYGWNVDDKIKPDWGKLVQSVQNHIKSVNWVTRVDLRDKKVEYINGLGSFVDSHTLLAKLKSGERTITAQTFVIAVGGRPRYPDIPGAVEYGITSDDIFSLDHEPGKTLVVGAGYIGLECAGFLKGLGYEPTVMVRSIVLRGFDQQMAELVASSMEERGIPFLRKTVPLSVEKQEDGKLLVKFKNVETGEEAEDTFDTVLWAIGRKGLVDDLNLPNAGVNTQKDKIPVDSQEATNVANIYAVGDIIYGKPELTPVAILAGRLLARRLYGGATQRMDYADVATTVFTPLEYACVGLSEEDAVKQYGADEVEVFHGYYKPTEFFIPQKSVRYCYLKAVAERHGDQRVYGLHYIGPVAGEVIQGFAAALKSGLTINTLINTVGIHPTTAEEFTRLNITKRSGLDPTPATCCS
- the LOC6502133 gene encoding thioredoxin reductase 1, mitochondrial isoform X2; its protein translation is MAPVPGSYDYDLIVIGGGSAGLACAKEAVLNGARVACLDYVKPTPTLGTKWGVGGTCVNVGCIPKKLMHQASLLGEAVHEAASYGWNVDDKIKPDWGKLVQSVQNHIKSVNWVTRVDLRDKKVEYINGLGSFVDSHTLLAKLKSGERTITAQTFVIAVGGRPRYPDIPGAVEYGITSDDIFSLDHEPGKTLVVGAGYIGLECAGFLKGLGYEPTVMVRSIVLRGFDQQMAELVASSMEERGIPFLRKTVPLSVEKQEDGKLLVKFKNVETGEEAEDTFDTVLWAIGRKGLVDDLNLPNAGVNTQKDKIPVDSQEATNVANIYAVGDIIYGKPELTPVAILAGRLLARRLYGGATQRMDYADVATTVFTPLEYACVGLSEEDAVKQYGADEVEVFHGYYKPTEFFIPQKSVRYCYLKAVAERHGDQRVYGLHYIGPVAGEVIQGFAAALKSGLTINTLINTVGIHPTTAEEFTRLNITKRSGLDPTPATCCS